One region of Cucurbita pepo subsp. pepo cultivar mu-cu-16 chromosome LG03, ASM280686v2, whole genome shotgun sequence genomic DNA includes:
- the LOC111791098 gene encoding uncharacterized protein LOC111791098 isoform X2 produces MEKTMPESMEATPSVSSSLDLQAVRSELEELQRSLEEDEAYCTDSLGSEKLLKECALHLESRLQQVLSECSNVDSFLRIDDLDAYVEHMKEELVAVEAESSKISNEIEVLKRTNIEGSNKLEVDLELLNVSLDRFTSQDPENETFNFCSMNGEDQMNVIVDPECNAFEVLELDSHIEKNKRILKSLQEVDEIFKSLDVVEQVEDTIGGLKVIDVADNFIRLSLRTHIPNLEDFSSLQKLEGMIEPSELNHELLIEVLEGTMELKNAEIFPGDVHLHDIINASKSVSNSLEWFVKKVQDRIVLCTLRRFVVKSANKSSHSFDYIDQDETIVCSMIGGIDAFIKVSQGWPLADSPLKLVSLKSSDHYTKGASLSLVCKVEKMANSLDARIRQNLSSFADAVEKILKEQMHLELQADSGL; encoded by the exons ATGGAGAAAACAATGCCGGAATCGATGGAAGCTACACCGTCTGTGTCTTCAAGCCTCGATCTCCAAGCAGTTCGCAG CGAGCTAGAAGAGTTGCAGAGATCTTTGGAGGAAGATGAAGCTTATTGCACGGATTCATTAGGTTCTGAGAAGTTACTGAAGGAATGCGCTCTCCATCTCGAG AGCAGGCTGCAGCAGGTTCTGTCAGAATGCTCTAACGTTGATAGTTTCTTGAGGATTGATGATTTAG ATGCATATGTGGAACACATGAAAGAGGAACTCGTTGCGGTGGAAGCTGAAAGCAGCAAAATCTCTAATGAGATAGAGGTTCTTAAGAGAACCAATATAGAAG GTTCTAATAAATTAGAGGTGGATCTCGAATTATTAAATGTGTCGTTAGATCGTTTTACATCACAG GATCctgagaatgaaacatttaatTTCTGCTCTATGAACGGTGAAGACCAAATGAACGTGATAGTTGACCCTGAATGCAATGCTTTTGAG GTTTTGGAACTTGATAGTCATATTgagaagaataaaagaatCCTGAAATCTTTGCAGGAAGTAGATGAGATATTTAAAAG TTTGGATGTTGTTGAACAGGTTGAGGACACAATTGGAGGTCTGAAGGTCATTGATGTTGCTGATAATTTCATTAGATTGTCATTACGTACACATATTCCAAACTTGGAAGATTTTTCAAGCTTACAGAAACTTGAAGGAATGATCGAGCCATCGGAATTGAATCACGAGTTGCTAATAGAAGTTTTGGAAGGAACAATGGAGCTAAAGAATGCCGAG ATCTTTCCTGGTGATGTCCACTTGCACGATATCATCAATGCTTCAAAGTCAGTCAG CAATTCATTGGAATGGTTTGTGAAAAAAGTACAAGATAGAATTGTTTTGTGTACTCTTAGGCGATTTGTTGTGAAGAGTGCAAACAAGTCAAG TCATTCCTTTGATTACATAGACCAAGACGAAACGATAGTATGTTCTATGATTGGAGGGATTGATGCGTTTATTAAGGTGTCTCAAGGCTGGCCACTAGCCGATTCTCCACTGAAACTTGTATCACTCAAGAGCTCAGACCATTATACAAAAGGTGCTTCCTTAAGCCTCGTTTGCAAGGTGGAG AAAATGGCAAATTCCTTGGACGCACGTATTCGCCAAAATCTATCAAGCTTTGCAGACGCTgttgaaaaaatattgaaggAGCAAATGCATTTAGAACTCCAAGCTGACAGTGGTCTTTGA
- the LOC111791098 gene encoding uncharacterized protein LOC111791098 isoform X1 — MEKTMPESMEATPSVSSSLDLQAVRSRISELEELQRSLEEDEAYCTDSLGSEKLLKECALHLESRLQQVLSECSNVDSFLRIDDLDAYVEHMKEELVAVEAESSKISNEIEVLKRTNIEGSNKLEVDLELLNVSLDRFTSQDPENETFNFCSMNGEDQMNVIVDPECNAFEVLELDSHIEKNKRILKSLQEVDEIFKSLDVVEQVEDTIGGLKVIDVADNFIRLSLRTHIPNLEDFSSLQKLEGMIEPSELNHELLIEVLEGTMELKNAEIFPGDVHLHDIINASKSVSNSLEWFVKKVQDRIVLCTLRRFVVKSANKSSHSFDYIDQDETIVCSMIGGIDAFIKVSQGWPLADSPLKLVSLKSSDHYTKGASLSLVCKVEKMANSLDARIRQNLSSFADAVEKILKEQMHLELQADSGL, encoded by the exons ATGGAGAAAACAATGCCGGAATCGATGGAAGCTACACCGTCTGTGTCTTCAAGCCTCGATCTCCAAGCAGTTCGCAG TCGCATCAGCGAGCTAGAAGAGTTGCAGAGATCTTTGGAGGAAGATGAAGCTTATTGCACGGATTCATTAGGTTCTGAGAAGTTACTGAAGGAATGCGCTCTCCATCTCGAG AGCAGGCTGCAGCAGGTTCTGTCAGAATGCTCTAACGTTGATAGTTTCTTGAGGATTGATGATTTAG ATGCATATGTGGAACACATGAAAGAGGAACTCGTTGCGGTGGAAGCTGAAAGCAGCAAAATCTCTAATGAGATAGAGGTTCTTAAGAGAACCAATATAGAAG GTTCTAATAAATTAGAGGTGGATCTCGAATTATTAAATGTGTCGTTAGATCGTTTTACATCACAG GATCctgagaatgaaacatttaatTTCTGCTCTATGAACGGTGAAGACCAAATGAACGTGATAGTTGACCCTGAATGCAATGCTTTTGAG GTTTTGGAACTTGATAGTCATATTgagaagaataaaagaatCCTGAAATCTTTGCAGGAAGTAGATGAGATATTTAAAAG TTTGGATGTTGTTGAACAGGTTGAGGACACAATTGGAGGTCTGAAGGTCATTGATGTTGCTGATAATTTCATTAGATTGTCATTACGTACACATATTCCAAACTTGGAAGATTTTTCAAGCTTACAGAAACTTGAAGGAATGATCGAGCCATCGGAATTGAATCACGAGTTGCTAATAGAAGTTTTGGAAGGAACAATGGAGCTAAAGAATGCCGAG ATCTTTCCTGGTGATGTCCACTTGCACGATATCATCAATGCTTCAAAGTCAGTCAG CAATTCATTGGAATGGTTTGTGAAAAAAGTACAAGATAGAATTGTTTTGTGTACTCTTAGGCGATTTGTTGTGAAGAGTGCAAACAAGTCAAG TCATTCCTTTGATTACATAGACCAAGACGAAACGATAGTATGTTCTATGATTGGAGGGATTGATGCGTTTATTAAGGTGTCTCAAGGCTGGCCACTAGCCGATTCTCCACTGAAACTTGTATCACTCAAGAGCTCAGACCATTATACAAAAGGTGCTTCCTTAAGCCTCGTTTGCAAGGTGGAG AAAATGGCAAATTCCTTGGACGCACGTATTCGCCAAAATCTATCAAGCTTTGCAGACGCTgttgaaaaaatattgaaggAGCAAATGCATTTAGAACTCCAAGCTGACAGTGGTCTTTGA
- the LOC111791099 gene encoding probable magnesium transporter NIPA2 produces the protein MGLSSDNIHGLILAVSSSIFIGSSFIIKKKGLMKAGASGTRAGSGGYSYLHEPMWWAGMISMIIGEVANFAAYAYAPAILVTPLGALSIIFSAVLAHFILEERLHIFGMLGCVLCVVGSTTIVLHAPQERNIDSVKDVWMLATEPGFLVYSVIVLVLVAVLIVRYVPKYGQTHMVVYVGICSLMGSLTVMSVKAVGIALKLTFSGMNQFKYFETWFFTTVVIGGSILQVNYLNKALDTFNTAVVSPVYYVMFTSLTILASMIMFKEWDSQSASQIATELCGFVTILSGTFLLHKTRDMGNTSSSEVSAVARSPKQRHNTNNTNSD, from the exons ATGGGATTATCTTCCGATAATATCCACGGCCTCATTCTCGCTGTCTCTTCGAGTATCTTCATCGGTAGTAGCTTCATTATCAAGAAGAAAGGTCTCATGAAAGCCGGTGCTTCTGGAACCAGAGCAG GTTCTGGAGGATATTCGTATTTGCACGAGCCTATGTGGTGGGCTGGGATGATAAGTA TGATTATTGGAGAGGTTGCTAATTTCGCTGCTTATGCTTATGCTCCTGCAATTCTTGTAACTCCTTTGGGAGCTTTAAGTATAATATTCAG TGCAGTACTAGCCCATTTCATTTTGGAGGAGAGGCTACACATCTTCGGCATGCTCGGGTGTGTTCTGTGTGTGGTGGGATCTACAACTATTGTTTTGCATGCTCCTCAGGAGAGAAACATTGATTCTGTCAAGGACGTTTGGATGCTTGCTACGGAGCCAG GTTTTCTAGTATACTCGGTGATAGTTTTGGTTCTAGTTGCTGTTCTGATTGTTCGATATGTGCCAAAATATGGGCAGACCCACATGGTTGTTTATGTTGGAATTTGTTCTTTAATGGGTTCTCTTACG GTTATGAGCGTTAAAGCAGTAGGAATTGCACTTAAACTGACTTTCTCCGGGATGAATCAGTTTAAATACTTTGAGACGTGGTTTTTTACCACCGTTGTGATAGGAGGTAGCATTTTGCAGGTGAACTACTTAAACAAG GCTCTGGACACCTTTAACACTGCTGTAGTCTCTCCGGTTTACTATGTGATGTTCACATCACTCACCATTCTTGCCAGTATGATTATGTTTAAG GAATGGGATTCACAAAGTGCATCACAAATAGCTACCGAACTATGTGGTTTTGTTACCATTCTTTCGGGAACTTTTCTGCTGCATAAAACCAGGGATATGGGTAATACGTCCTCCTCCGAAGTCTCAGCTGTTGCTAGGTCGCCGAAACAACGACATAATACCAACAACACAAATTCTGACTAA
- the LOC111789864 gene encoding uncharacterized protein LOC111789864 encodes MADRNLVVAKPIWMKQAEEAKLKSEAEKDAAAKAAFEATFKGVDKNPAREAASSDSDFEDAEDLEHKPIGPVDPARCTAAGAGIAGGTACVPASFTVVTKDVDGRKVPHGGAQIKVKVLPGVGVGGTEQDGIVKDMNDGTYTITYVVPKRGNYMVNIECNGRSIMGSPFPVFFSAGTSAGGLLGLAPATSFPNLVNQNMPNMPNYSGSVSGAFPGLMGMIPGIVAGASGGAILPGIGASLGEVCREYLNGQCAKTDCKLNHPPHNLLMTAIAATTSMGTVSQVPMAPSAAAMAAAQAIVAAQALQAHAAQVQAQQAQSAKDSSGSSDKSGKAADALKRTLQVSNLSPLLTVEQLKQLFSFCGTVVECTITDSKHFAYIEYSKPEEATAALALNNMDVGGRPLNVEMAKSLPQKPAAANPSLASSSLPMMMQQAVAMQQMQFQQALLMQQTMTAQQAANRAATMKSATELAAARAAEISKKLKVDGIVTEETETKEKSRSPSLSRERSKSKSKSPIKYRSRRRSPTYSPPYRHSRDHRSRSPVRSRHYSRYEDHRRTYREVRDASERSRRRDLDRSRSRRSPVSRKNRSRSISPRRRKSYREDSNSPNHQRERSPQRGRKSDRSDLRSPSRHHGKSRSSPRKDDGDTLKHRRRSRSKSLETKHHSDEKINDTRHGKSKTRDRRRSRSASLEDKHSKRRSSPRSMDKNISKHRRRSRSNSREDVDDTSSKYHGRRRSRSSSSESKHLLDSNKVDSTRDEKLKHRSRRRSRSKSVDGKHHRKEKSDRSRDKKLRHHDRTPSRSVSPEARHQRGTRLSPTSSDENKSKRRRRSLSPEDKPHVRVTDIDNGCIAEHSKHHERQRSRSMSGENGESNLSPSTEVNEFKHGEQSTIEHVGGHEASLSKFIDDMPGDDQDRKGLNSQYSNVEERSKMETIDDEQS; translated from the exons ATGGCTGATCGTAACTTGGTGGTCGCGAAACCAATCTGGATGAAGCAGGCTGAAGAGGCGAAACTGAAGAGCGAGGCTGAAAAAGATGCAGCGGCCAAAGCTGCTTTCGAAGCTACTTTTAAAGGCGTAGATAAGAATCCTGCAAGAGAAGCAGCATCTTCAGATAGTGATTTTGAAGATGCTGAGGACTTGGAACACAAACCCATTGGGCCTGTAGACCCTGCTAGATGCACAGCAGCTGGAGCAGGCATAGCTGGGGGCACAGCATGTGTGCCAGCTTCCTTTACTGTGGTAACTAAAGATGTCGACGGGAGGAAAGTTCCCCATGGTGGTGCACAGATTAAAGTAAAGGTGTTACCTGGGGTAGGTGTTGGTGGAACCGAGCAAGATGGCATTGTGAAGGATATGAATGATGGTACATATACAATCACATATGTGGTGCCAAAAAGAGGAAATTATATGGTTAATATTGAGTGCAACGGAAGATCAATCATGGGTAGTCCATTCCCAGTGTTCTTTAGTGCAG GGACAAGTGCTGGTGGACTCCTGGGTTTAGCTCCTGCAACGTCATTTCCAAATTTGGTTAATCAAAATATGCCCAACATGCCTAATTACTCAGGGTCTGTTTCGGGGGCATTTCCTGGGTTGATGGGAATGATTCCAGGCATTGTAGCTGGTGCTTCTGGTGGTGCTATCTTGCCTGGAATTGGAGCCTCTCTTGGCGAAGTATGTCGAGAATACCTTAATGGTCAATGTGCAAAAACAGATTGTAAGTTAAATCATCCACCTCACAATTTGCTCATGACTGCAATAGCTGCGACAACCAGCATGGGAACTGTCAGTCAAGTTCCTATGGCACCTTCTGCTGCTGCTATGGCAGCTGCTCAGGCTATTGTTGCTGCTCAAGCCCTTCAAGCCCATGCTGCTCAAGTGCAAGCTCAACAAGCTCAGTCTGCAAAAGACTCTTCTG GTTCATCCGACAAATCTGGGAAGGCTGCTGATGCTCTGAAGAGAACGCTGCAAGTTAGCAATCTTAGCCCACTTCTCACCGTGGAACAGCTGAAGcaactttttagtttttgtggAACTGTTGTTGAGTGTACCATTACTGATTCAAAACATTTTGCTTACATAGAATACTCAAAGCCTGAAGAAGCTACTGCTGCTTTGGCATTGAACAATATGGATGTTGGAGGTCGGCCTTTAAATGTAGAGATGGCGAAGTCACTTCCACAGAAACCAGCTGCAGCGAACCCTTCacttgcttcttcttctctgccGATGATGATGCAGCAAGCTGTAGCCATGCAACAAATGCAATTCCAGCAGGCTTTGTTGATGCAGCAAACTATGACAGCTCAGCAGGCTGCTAATCGTGCAGCAACTATGAAGTCCGCAACAGAGTTGGCAGCAGCTAGAGCCGCAGAAATAAGCAAAAAACTTAAAGTTGATGGAATTGTGACTGAAGAAACtgagacaaaagaaaaatcaag GTCACCTTCCTTGTCCAGGGagagatcaaaatcaaaatcaaaatcaccTATCAAGTACCGTAGCAGGCGGAGATCTCCAACTTATTCACCTCCATATCGTCACTCTAGAGATCATAGATCTAGATCACCAGTGAGATCTCGTCATTATTCTAGGTATGAAGATCATAGGAGGACTTATAGAGAAGTGAGAGATGCTAGTGAAAGATCTAGAAGGCGAGATCTAGATAGATCAAGAAGTCGTCGTTCACCCGTCTCAAGGAAAAATAGAAGTAGAAGCATAAGTCCTCGCAGAAGAAAATCATATAGAGAAGATTCCAATTCTCCCAATCACCAGCGGGAACGTTCACCACAAAGAGGTAGGAAATCAGATCGTTCTGATTTAAGATCACCTAGTCGCCATCATGGGAAAAGCAGATCATCCCCAAGAAAGGATGATGGTGACACACTAAAACATAGAAGACGGTCAAGGTCTAAATCTCTTGAGACTAAACATCATTCTgatgaaaaaattaatgatacgCGACATGGAAAATCAAAAACTCGGGATAGAAGGCGGTCAAGATCTGCTTCACTCGAAGACAAGCATAGCAAAAGAAGATCATCACCTAGAAGCATGGACAAGAACATTTCTAAACATAGAAGGCGGTCTAGATCAAACTCTAGGGAGGATGTAGATGATACTTCATCAAAATATCATGGTAGAAGGCGATCTCGGTCAAGTTCTTCAGAAAGTAAACATCTCCTTGATAGTAATAAGGTGGATAGCACTAGAGatgaaaaactaaaacatCGTAGCAGAAGGAGATCCAGGTCAAAATCTGTGGATGGTAAGCACCACAGGAAGGAGAAATCAGATAGAAGCAGAGATAAAAAGTTGAGGCATCATGATAGAACGCCATCTAGATCTGTATCTCCTGAGGCTAGGCATCAAAGAGGGACCAGGCTGTCTCCTACCAGTTCTGAcgaaaataaatcaaaacgTAGAAGGAGATCACTCTCTCCTGAAGATAAGCCTCATGTTCGTGTTACTGATATAGATAATGGATGCATAGCTGAACATTCAAAGCATCACGAAAGACAGCGGTCTAGGTCAATGTCAggagaaaatggagaaagtaATTTATCTCCAAGTACAGAGgtaaatgaatttaaacatGGAGAGCAGTCAACAATAGAACATGTTGGAG GGCATGAAGCTAGTCTCTCAAAGTTTATAGACGATATGCCAGGAGATGATCAGGATAGAAAGGGGTTAAATTCCCAATATTCTAATGTTGAGGAACGAAGCAAAATGGAAACGATTGACGATGAGCAAAGTTGA
- the LOC111789906 gene encoding chaperone protein dnaJ 20, chloroplastic-like, with protein sequence MQCSDFTFSGSDSRFYIPSSPSITGRRPITGHRSGIFFPNTLPCNLMRLPSLSIRAKASFNEGTVSSEVADGSFYDLLGVSESVSLAEIKRAYKQLARKYHPDVSPIGRAEEYTKRFIRVQEAYETLSDPRRRALYDRDMVGGLQVAFSAWRLYDADQEAPEKSGWRSCWQSQISELKRRSMNKDSSQNMSWGARMRRQMNEQV encoded by the exons atgcAGTGCTCCGATTTTACCTTCTCAGGGAGCGATTCACGCTTCTACATCCCTTCGAGCCCTAGCATTACTGGCCGGCGACCAATTACTGGCCACCGATCTGGTATTTTCTTTCCCAACACTCTTCCGTGCAACTTGATGCGCTTGCCGTCTCTTTCGATCAGAGCCAAGGCATCGTTCAACGAAGGAACTGTCTCCTCCGAGGTTGCCGATGGCTCCTTCTACGATTTGCTTGGTGTATCTGAGTCCGTATCCTTGGCGGAAATCAAGCGCGCGTACAAGCAGCTCGCCCGGAAGTACCATCCGGACGTGTCGCCGATCGGCCGTGCGGAGGAGTATACGAAAAGGTTCATTCGTGTTCAGGAGGCGTATGAGACATTGTCAGATCCGAGGAGGAGAGCTCTATATGATAGAGATATGGTTGGAGGTCTTCAAGTCGCGTTCTCTGCTTGGAGACTATACGATGCCGATCAG GAAGCTCCAGAGAAAAGTGGATGGAGGAGTTGTTGGCAGTCTCAGATATCAgaattgaagagaagaagcATGAACAAGGATTCGAGTCAAAATATGTCCTGGGGAGCTCGAATGCGCCGGCAAATGAATGAACAGGTCTGA
- the LOC111791503 gene encoding DEAD-box ATP-dependent RNA helicase 42-like isoform X2: MSRCFPFPPPGYEKKASIQDLDLAKKDKHKKKRKKEKRDHKEKGKSRNGDKRDREKDRVKDKARTLDESKLSDKIHCHKRQFLDQKDLEVEDNCRLTGKKHAGQSAGYSEGESSYGSHLPENFSAFKIVPELPRRRTEDGDSGFRNLLGEKLSVCLPERDGWMDRSVAKVTRSFGEGKTKDENEESFVEKHGDRGIREESSSKFSRMGTVQPMVKDGVDSGKKWKGNGRDEKSKDKDKQDKEIDKKKKKKEKLEQKIGNLEKTKERYDEDDNTSADSIITSQLLRDRHRSVASMRNLVKRKDFEGNGIFAMDHLSSNSARFTSSSDHPRVNHKMVKSCQSSGPAASNWQVHSKPPHPDLEHLSQAYLVPKMEDLSEFCDQDWLLHSSNASKLKKLKAHGFEMETTTPYVWAEAMPIDSVDICALPYVVPY; the protein is encoded by the exons ATGTCGCGATGCTTTCCATTTCCACCACCTGGTTATGAAAAGAAAGCTAGCATACAGGATCTAGACCTAGCCAAAAAG GATAAGcataaaaagaagaggaaaaaggagaagagggatcacaaagaaaagggaaaaagcaGGAATGGAGATAAAAGAGACAGGGAGAAAGACAGAGTTAAAGATAAAGCTAGAACCTTGGACGAGTCAAAACTTTCGGATAAAATCCACTGTCACAAACGACAGTTCCTCGACCAGAAAGATCTTGAAGTCGAGGATAACTGCAGGCTAACTGGGAAGAAACATGCTGGACAGTCAGCTGGTTATAGTGAAGGCGAGTCTAGTTATGGTAGCCACCTGCCTGAAAATTTTAGTGCCTTCAAAATTGTGCCCGAGTTGCCGAGGAGGAGGACCGAGGACGGTGACAGTGGATTTAGGAACCTTTTGGGGGAGAAGTTGTCTGTTTGTCTTCCAGAGAGAGATGGTTGGATGGATAGATCAGTGGCTAAGGTCACTCGGAGTTTCGGTGAAGGGAAGACGAAGGACGAGAATGAGGAAAGTTTTGTGGAAAAACATGGCGATCGAGGAATACGGGAGGAGTCGTCGTCGAAGTTTAGTAGGATGGGGACTGTTCAGCCAATGGTTAAAGATGGGGTGGATTCAGGGAAGAAGTGGAAAGGGAATGGGAGGGATGAAAAAAGCAAGGACAAAGATAAGCAGGATAAAGAAAtagataaaaagaagaaaaagaaggagaaacTTGAACAAAAGATTGGAAACctggaaaaaacaaaagaacgcTACGACGAAGACGACAATACCAGTGCTGATTCGATAATAACATCACAACTTCTCAGGGATAGACATCGATCTGTTGCGAGTATGCGAAATCTCGTGAAGAGGAAGGACTTTGAAGGCAATGGAATCTTTG CCATGGACCATTTGTCCAGTAACTCTGCAAGGTTCACTTCCTCCTCTGATCATCCTAGAGTTAACCACAAGATGGTAAAATCATGCCAATCTTCTGGACCAGCTGCTTCAAATTGGCAG GTACACTCAAAGCCACCACATCCAGATTTGGAGCATTTAAGCCAGGCGTATTTAGTTCCCAAAATGGAGGACTTGTCAGAGTTTTGTGACCAAGACTGGCTGCTGCATAGCAGCAATGCTTCCAAATTGAAGAAGCTGAAGGCACACGGGTTCGAGATGGAAACGACGACGCCGTATGTATGGGCTGAGGCAATGCCGATTGACTCGGTTGATATCTGCGCTCTACCGTACGTTGTTCCATATTGA
- the LOC111791503 gene encoding zinc finger CCCH domain-containing protein 13-like isoform X1: protein MGYVHKIVVLFVNHLVVNLWDVFFLFLLLFVLPITIRVHQNKTLKVVDMICSQLLVFVCVLILCSLIYSFDKKDKHKKKRKKEKRDHKEKGKSRNGDKRDREKDRVKDKARTLDESKLSDKIHCHKRQFLDQKDLEVEDNCRLTGKKHAGQSAGYSEGESSYGSHLPENFSAFKIVPELPRRRTEDGDSGFRNLLGEKLSVCLPERDGWMDRSVAKVTRSFGEGKTKDENEESFVEKHGDRGIREESSSKFSRMGTVQPMVKDGVDSGKKWKGNGRDEKSKDKDKQDKEIDKKKKKKEKLEQKIGNLEKTKERYDEDDNTSADSIITSQLLRDRHRSVASMRNLVKRKDFEGNGIFAMDHLSSNSARFTSSSDHPRVNHKMVKSCQSSGPAASNWQVHSKPPHPDLEHLSQAYLVPKMEDLSEFCDQDWLLHSSNASKLKKLKAHGFEMETTTPYVWAEAMPIDSVDICALPYVVPY from the exons atgggATATGTTCATAAAATCGTTGTGCTTTTTGTTAATCATCTTGTTGTCAATCTGTGGGATGTCTTCTTTTTGTTCCTACTTTTGTTTGTCTTACCAATTACAATCAGAGTTCATCAGAATAAGACATTAAAGGTTGTTGACATGATATGTAGCCAGTTGCTCGTTTTTGTGTGTGTTCTTATTTTATGCTCATTGATTTATTCTTTTGACAAAAAGGATAAGcataaaaagaagaggaaaaaggagaagagggatcacaaagaaaagggaaaaagcaGGAATGGAGATAAAAGAGACAGGGAGAAAGACAGAGTTAAAGATAAAGCTAGAACCTTGGACGAGTCAAAACTTTCGGATAAAATCCACTGTCACAAACGACAGTTCCTCGACCAGAAAGATCTTGAAGTCGAGGATAACTGCAGGCTAACTGGGAAGAAACATGCTGGACAGTCAGCTGGTTATAGTGAAGGCGAGTCTAGTTATGGTAGCCACCTGCCTGAAAATTTTAGTGCCTTCAAAATTGTGCCCGAGTTGCCGAGGAGGAGGACCGAGGACGGTGACAGTGGATTTAGGAACCTTTTGGGGGAGAAGTTGTCTGTTTGTCTTCCAGAGAGAGATGGTTGGATGGATAGATCAGTGGCTAAGGTCACTCGGAGTTTCGGTGAAGGGAAGACGAAGGACGAGAATGAGGAAAGTTTTGTGGAAAAACATGGCGATCGAGGAATACGGGAGGAGTCGTCGTCGAAGTTTAGTAGGATGGGGACTGTTCAGCCAATGGTTAAAGATGGGGTGGATTCAGGGAAGAAGTGGAAAGGGAATGGGAGGGATGAAAAAAGCAAGGACAAAGATAAGCAGGATAAAGAAAtagataaaaagaagaaaaagaaggagaaacTTGAACAAAAGATTGGAAACctggaaaaaacaaaagaacgcTACGACGAAGACGACAATACCAGTGCTGATTCGATAATAACATCACAACTTCTCAGGGATAGACATCGATCTGTTGCGAGTATGCGAAATCTCGTGAAGAGGAAGGACTTTGAAGGCAATGGAATCTTTG CCATGGACCATTTGTCCAGTAACTCTGCAAGGTTCACTTCCTCCTCTGATCATCCTAGAGTTAACCACAAGATGGTAAAATCATGCCAATCTTCTGGACCAGCTGCTTCAAATTGGCAG GTACACTCAAAGCCACCACATCCAGATTTGGAGCATTTAAGCCAGGCGTATTTAGTTCCCAAAATGGAGGACTTGTCAGAGTTTTGTGACCAAGACTGGCTGCTGCATAGCAGCAATGCTTCCAAATTGAAGAAGCTGAAGGCACACGGGTTCGAGATGGAAACGACGACGCCGTATGTATGGGCTGAGGCAATGCCGATTGACTCGGTTGATATCTGCGCTCTACCGTACGTTGTTCCATATTGA